TGGCTGCCGTACTCCTCGGCCTTCTGCGCCATGAGGCCGACGTTCGGGACGGAGCCCATCGTCGACGGGTCGAAGGCGCCGTTCGCGCGGCAGTCCTCGATGACGGCCTGGTAGACGCCGGAGTAGCTGCTGTCCGGGAGGACGGCGAGGGTGTCGGCCTCCTGCCCGTCCGGGCCCCACATGTGGCCGGACGTGCGGATCATGGCCGGCATGGAGGCGTCGACGATGACGTCGCTCGGGACGTGGAGGTTGGTGATGCCGCGGTCCGAGTCGACCATGGCGAGGGCCGGGCCCTCGGCCAGCTCCGCGTCGAACGACGCCTTGATCTCGTCGCCCTGCGGGAGGGCGTCGAGGCCCTTGAGGATGCTGCCGAGACCGTCGTTCGGGCTCAGGCCGGCGCCGGCGAGGACGTCGCCGTACGCCTCGAAGGTCTTCGGGAAGAAGGCGCGGACCACGTGGCCGAAGACGATCGGGTCGGAGACCTTCATCATCGTGGCCTTCAGGTGCACGGAGAACAGGACGCCCTCCGCCTTGGCGCGGGCGACCTGCGCCGTGAGGAACTCGCGGAGCGCCGCGGCGCGCATGACGGAGGCGTCGACGACCTCGCCCGCGAGGACCGGTACGGACTCGCGCAGCACGGTGGTCGTGCCGTCCTGGCCGGCCAGCTCGATGCGGAGGGTGCCGTCCTCGGCGATCACGGCGGACTTCTCGGTCGAGCGGAAGTCGTCGGCGCCCATCGTCGCGACGTTCGTCTTGGAGTCGGCCGTCCAGGCGCCCATGCGGTGCGGGTGCGCCTTGGCGTAGTTCTTCACCGATGTGGGGGCGCGGCGGTCGGAGTTGCCCTCGCGCAGCACCGGGTTGACGGCGCTGCCCTTGATCTTGTCGTAGCGGGCGCGGATCTCGCGCTCCTCGTCCGTCTTCGGGTCGTCCGGGTAGTCGGGCAGCGCGTAGCCCTGCTCCTGGAGCTCCGCGACGGCGGCCTTCAGCTGGGGGATCGACGCCGAGATGTTCGGCAGCTTGATGATGTTCGCGCCGGGCGTCTTGGCGAGCTCACCGAGCTCGGCCAGGGCGTCCTCGATGCGCTGCCCCTCCTGGAGGTGCTCCGGGAAGGAGGCGATGATGCGCCCCGCCAGCGAGATGTCGCGGGTCTCGACGCTGACGCCGGCCGTCGAGGCGTACGCCTGGACCACGGGCAGGAACGAGTACGTCGCCAGGGCCGGGGCCTCGTCAGTGTGGGTGTAGATGATGGTCGAGTCAGTCACCGGGTGCTCCGCTCCACGTCTGTAACATTGCTCGACATCAAGATATCTCGTGGGCGACCCCCTCTCGACAGACCCCCTGCCACGGATTCCGCGGCGCTTCCCCGGACCCGTTCCGGGGCCCTTCAGTCGGGCGTCAGTGGGGGCTCTCCCACGCGGTGATCTCCCGCCCCGCAGGTCGCTTCCCGGGCCCCCGGGCGAAAGGTCCGGACCAGAGTCTTGCCCCGTCCGGGCGC
This portion of the Streptomyces changanensis genome encodes:
- a CDS encoding NADP-dependent isocitrate dehydrogenase, whose product is MTDSTIIYTHTDEAPALATYSFLPVVQAYASTAGVSVETRDISLAGRIIASFPEHLQEGQRIEDALAELGELAKTPGANIIKLPNISASIPQLKAAVAELQEQGYALPDYPDDPKTDEEREIRARYDKIKGSAVNPVLREGNSDRRAPTSVKNYAKAHPHRMGAWTADSKTNVATMGADDFRSTEKSAVIAEDGTLRIELAGQDGTTTVLRESVPVLAGEVVDASVMRAAALREFLTAQVARAKAEGVLFSVHLKATMMKVSDPIVFGHVVRAFFPKTFEAYGDVLAGAGLSPNDGLGSILKGLDALPQGDEIKASFDAELAEGPALAMVDSDRGITNLHVPSDVIVDASMPAMIRTSGHMWGPDGQEADTLAVLPDSSYSGVYQAVIEDCRANGAFDPSTMGSVPNVGLMAQKAEEYGSHDKTFEIAAEGTVRVVDGAGQVVLEQAVSRGDIFRMCQTKDAPIRDWVKLAVTRARATGDPAVFWLDETRAHDAQLIEKVRAYLPEHDTEGLQIEIMAPVEATRFSLERLRRGENTISVTGNVLRDYLTDLFPILELGTSAKMLSVVPLMNGGGLFETGAGGSAPKHVQQLVKENYLRWDSLGEFLALAVSFEHLAQVTGNARAQVLADTLDRATATFLNEDKSPTRRVGGIDNRGSHFYLALYWAQELARQTDDAQLAEAFAPLAKSLTEQEGTIVEELIAAQGRPADIGGYFRPDPEKAATVMRPSQTFNEALATLA